Proteins encoded in a region of the Acidobacteriota bacterium genome:
- the rplT gene encoding 50S ribosomal protein L20, with the protein MPRVKRGTKRRQKRKKILNRASGYFLTKSKLYRQAKESVERGLKFAYAGRRMKKRQYRSIWIVRIGAACRQCGLSYSQFINGLKRSGVELDRKILADIAVKDMAGFKALCEQSKAALAKTA; encoded by the coding sequence ATGCCTCGCGTAAAACGTGGTACGAAACGCCGCCAGAAGCGCAAGAAGATCCTCAATCGCGCCAGCGGATACTTCCTCACCAAGTCAAAACTCTATCGCCAGGCGAAAGAGTCGGTGGAACGCGGACTCAAGTTCGCGTACGCCGGCCGGCGCATGAAGAAGCGCCAGTATCGCTCGATCTGGATCGTGCGCATCGGCGCGGCTTGCCGCCAGTGTGGACTGAGCTACAGCCAGTTCATCAACGGGCTGAAGCGCTCGGGCGTGGAGCTGGATCGCAAGATCCTCGCCGACATCGCGGTGAAAGACATGGCCGGCTTCAAGGCGCTGTGCGAACAGTCGAAGGCCGCGCTGGCGAAGACGGCGTAG
- the pheS gene encoding phenylalanine--tRNA ligase subunit alpha — protein MYQVPKLADYSPQSLDAAVRDLLAALETEAAAVASEADHKAFRDRWMARKNGILAQINDLWLKAASGEAKREVGRRVNELNKEVEELVESARARATGSASSARIDAEKLDVTLPGIRRPLGVEHPVIRTMNTIVHVFQAMGYSVGEGPEIETDYYNFEALNFPPNHPARDTQDTIFIAGQEKKPQRDRLLLRTHTSPVQIHTMERQPPPVRIVIPGKVYRHDTPDATHSPVFHQVEGLVVDTNITFRDLKGTLDHAMKALFGSAAKTRFFPSFFPFTEPSADVAVTCFKCGGRGLINGTPCRLCKMSGWIELLGSGMVDPNVFEFVKKNGYDPAKVSGFAFGMGVERIAMAMYGIDDIQLLYSGDVRFLEQFA, from the coding sequence ATGTATCAGGTCCCCAAACTCGCCGACTACTCACCGCAGTCGCTGGATGCGGCTGTCCGCGACCTCCTAGCTGCGCTCGAGACCGAAGCCGCCGCGGTCGCAAGCGAAGCCGACCACAAAGCATTCCGCGATCGCTGGATGGCGCGCAAGAACGGCATCCTCGCTCAAATCAACGATCTGTGGCTGAAGGCCGCATCCGGTGAAGCCAAGCGCGAGGTCGGCCGGCGCGTCAACGAGCTGAACAAAGAAGTCGAAGAGCTGGTCGAATCGGCCCGCGCACGCGCCACCGGCTCGGCTTCCTCCGCGCGCATCGACGCCGAAAAACTCGACGTCACCCTCCCCGGCATCCGCCGCCCGCTGGGCGTCGAGCATCCCGTCATCCGCACCATGAACACCATCGTCCACGTCTTCCAGGCGATGGGATACTCCGTCGGCGAAGGTCCGGAGATCGAGACCGACTACTACAACTTTGAGGCGCTGAATTTTCCGCCCAACCATCCCGCGCGCGATACCCAGGACACCATCTTCATCGCGGGACAGGAGAAAAAACCGCAGCGTGACCGCCTGCTGCTGCGCACGCACACTTCGCCGGTGCAGATCCACACCATGGAGCGGCAGCCGCCGCCGGTGCGCATCGTCATCCCCGGCAAGGTCTACCGGCACGACACGCCGGACGCGACGCACTCGCCCGTCTTCCACCAGGTCGAAGGCCTGGTCGTCGACACCAACATCACCTTCCGCGACCTGAAGGGCACGCTCGACCACGCGATGAAAGCGCTCTTTGGTTCCGCCGCGAAGACGCGCTTCTTCCCGTCGTTCTTCCCTTTCACCGAACCGAGCGCGGACGTGGCGGTGACGTGCTTCAAGTGCGGCGGCAGAGGCCTGATCAACGGGACGCCCTGCCGTCTCTGCAAGATGAGTGGATGGATCGAGCTACTCGGCTCCGGCATGGTCGATCCCAACGTCTTTGAGTTTGTGAAGAAGAACGGATACGACCCGGCCAAGGTCTCCGGCTTCGCCTTCGGCATGGGCGTGG
- the rpmI gene encoding 50S ribosomal protein L35, protein MPKLKSHSGAKKRFRKTGTGKVRRTHAFTRHILTSKNRKRKRQLDMPTLVSKADAPKIKRMIPYS, encoded by the coding sequence ATGCCGAAACTTAAATCACACTCCGGCGCAAAAAAGCGCTTTCGCAAGACCGGGACCGGCAAGGTGCGGCGCACCCACGCCTTCACGCGCCACATCCTGACTTCGAAGAATCGCAAGCGCAAGCGCCAGCTCGATATGCCCACCTTGGTCTCGAAGGCAGACGCCCCAAAGATCAAGCGCATGATCCCGTACTCATAG